CAtgctttttcttgtaattttggATTACATAAATTGTTTTAATCCTGAATTACTCTTTACCTAACAGTAGGTTCACACCTGATAGGTGCTGACTGGGGCCGTTCTTTGTATCTCAGTATCTGTGGCCTCATTTGTGACAGCCTCCTTGCCTGGTGCCTGGAGCAATTTGCAGCTAGTGGACGGGCATCAGCTTGGCTAATGTCCACCTTGTATGGCTGAGATCTCAGTAGCACATTGATCTCTGCTGGAACTGAGCTGGTAACGATGATCCAATTTCCCCTGCTAGTAAATTTCTTGATTAgaatatattctatttttataaatgttcgTGCTGGAGCTCCGAATCGGCGTGTTTTTCAGAAACGTGCACCCTGACAGCATGCACTTAAGGTTGTAATGTATTACAGGTTGACCTTTCAGCGCCCAATTGCTAAGGACAGAAGGCAGTTTTACAACCACAGGGCTGCGAGCGCGCAGCCACCTCCCCGACCGTCACCCCCAGCGCAAAGGAGGGGAGCGCGCCCCGACCCTCCGGCGGACGAGCGCCGTCCCGGGCACTCGCGGGGCATGGGAGGCGAGGCTGCCCCGCGTGCCCCGGCGCCAGGGGGAGCTGCTCGGTGGGGCCgtggccgggccgggccgctacggccggggcggcggcgggagggcGGCGCGGCGCTgtgcccggcggcggcggggcgaggGCCGGGGCCCCAcacacccccccacccccccgcacGGCCACCCGCCGCCGCAGCGCCGCCCCTGCCCCGNNNNNNNNNNNNNNNNNNNNNNNNNNNNNNNNNNNNNNNNNNNNNNNNNNNNNNNNNNNNNNNNNNNNNNNNNNNNNNNNNNNNNNNNNNNNNNNNNNNNNNNNNNNNNNNNNNNNNNNNNNNNNNNNNNNNNNNNNNNNNNNNNNNNNNNNNNNNNNNNNNNNNNNNNNNNNNNNNNNNNNNNNNNNNNNNNNNNNNNNNNNNNNNNNNNNNNNNNNNNNNNNNNNNNNNNNNNNNNNNNNNNNNNNNNNNNNNNNNNNNNNNNNNNNNNNNNNNNNNNNNNNNNNNNNNNNNNNNNNNNNNNNNNNNNNNNNNNNNNNNNNNNNNNNNNNNNNNNNNNNNNNNNNNNNNNNNNNNNNNNNNNNNNNNNNNNNNNNNNNNNNNNNNNNNNNNNNNNNNNgggggggggggcgcggggcgggcgtGCCGCTGCCGGTGCTTCAGCTCGGGCGGCtcctggcggcggcggcgctcgTAGCCCCtcccgggcggcggcggcggggcccgaTGGCGAGACCCGGCGCTGCgtgcccgccgcccgcccgccggcTGCTGGCGACCGTCCGGGCGCTGCTCTTCTGGGCGCTGGTGTACGGCTACTGCGGGCTGTGCGCCTGTATCGCCGGGCTGCGGCTGCTCTGGAGCATCGGCCGGCGCCCGGGCGAGACGTTCCGCCGGGCGGTGCGGGAGAACCCCCCCCGCCTGCCTCAACGACCCCTCGCTGGGCACCCACTGCTACGTCCGGATCAAGGTGAAGGCTCGGCGGGAGAGGCCCGAGCGCGCCTCCGCGAGCGCGCCCCCGCCCCGTGCGCGCGGCTGCCCTGCGCGTTCCCCGTGCCCGCGCGTCCCTGTCCCTGTTCCTACCCCTGTCCCCCCGGCTCGTCCCCGCGGGATCTCCGCCGTGCGCCGGGGCCGCAGGGAGGAAGGGCCCCGGTCCGGGTCCCCCCCGGGAGAGGCGCCCCGCGGAGCTGGGGAGCTCCCGGGGCCGTAGAAGACGCCGCGGATATCCTAGAGCCGTGTTTGGGATGAAATGAGTGCCGAGCCCTTAGTTCTGTGGGGTCCGGGCAGGTGCTTTTTTTGCCAGGCGGCACTGATCTGAACTACCGAGCCTCCCCGCTGCTCGTGATCcgcctgctttctttttccagcatcACTGGGAGGCACGCACATGATTGTTCACTCCTGTGCTGCATTCTTCTTCCCTACAGCGCCAAACTGCAAGTGGCTGGGGTGCTGGGAAGTGGGGGCTGTGGCAGGGCGGAGAGAGTTCTGGGGGCAAAGGGTACTCTGTCGATGTGACAGTCGGTCACTCTTTTCGGGCAATATGAAACCCACTTGCCGTTGGCTACTGTATGGCTTTCCTACATGTATACTACAGACCTGGACAGatttcagcaaaagaaagaacaaagcgTGTTTCAGATAAGATGGCAATGTCCTACGTGTGTCTTGGGGGACCGCAAGGACTGTTGCCGTAACAGAAAAAGGGGAACTGAAAGGAGCAACTGAAAAGGTAGAGGGTGGGCTTAGTTTGGGGCATGTGACATTTaaactgctgctgtgcaagTGACGATCGAATCTGTATGGGTAAAGGCAATGTtcttaaaagcaataaatagaTTAAAGTAAAAGCACTGAGAGTAAATCCCTAAAGGACACTAACTGAAAGAAGAAGGATGGAGGAGGGCAAACCGACTACCCATGAAATGAGAATCTCTGGAAGAGAACTGAGAAACTTCTGTTGTTTTAAAGGGGTCAAAGGCAGGGATGATACAGGGAATGGTGAAGATGATGTACTGGCCCTAAAACGTACTGAGAAGGTATCAGCAAGTGCTTAGAAATGTACAGCCATCTGTACTCTTAGGGACTCCAACGTCACTGGCAtcccagaagagaaatattAGTGTAACTTTGGGCAGAACTGAGCCAAAAATTCCTACTATATCTATAGTGAATATGAAGATAAGAAAACAATTACTTCAATTTCAGAGCTCTTTCCAAAACCAAGATGCAAGTTCATGGCTTTTTAGCTGGTTGGTGACTTAGCAGTGCTGAGGTATTTCAGAGAATCTGAAGCATCTCAGGCAACCTGTACAGTTGCGATCCTTAACATGACATGAGATCTTGATCTACAGCAAaggcagggttttttttcttccctttttaaaatagcagcGATGGTGCAGGCTCTGACATTTGTTCAGGAGCTGTATGACCTTtctttctgcaggttttttttcacATAACTTCTAAACAGCATGTTGTACTTTGTGAGCTAAGTCTTTGCTGACTTCTGTATCTGCCCCTGTGCAAGAATTCAGTAGCATGTTAGGCATAATTTCAGCTTATTTACCGGACTTGACCTTGAGTTAGTGTAAGCTTGCATTTATTCACTTCAGTGGCATTTCAGTGTTCAGCATCTGGACTGCTAACAACGAGTTACTTGCCTGCTGGTAATTCTCATAAGGCCCATTTTCTTAAAAGGTGCATCAGAAATAGTGGCTAGGGTAGAAAGAAGATGATTACATTAaggcttcattttctgaagcaagTCTGAAGCCTTGAACAGTAAAAGAAGCAGGCAAAAAGTACTTGCTTTGTAGTTGCTTAACTTCGAttgctttatgtttttaagAATGCATGCCATTTTTTATTGTGCCACACTGCAATCTGAtggttttaaatagtttttaaatagTTGCACAATCTTAGAAACTAAGTGAAAGTTTGAAAGTGCATTTAAAGTATACTATGTCTTAAAGTCTTTCCACAAAGCACATGCCATGTGTGTGTGAAGAGAGGTCCTAGCTCCTACAATGATCCTCACTGCCTAGTGcccatgtgtgtgtgttctttcaGACCTGTGAGCGTGCTCATGGCTGAATCGCCACGCAGTTAACACAGCTTGGCACGCAGCAAGGACGCCCTGCCCAGGACTGTAGCAGCTGGGGTGTGGGATGCTCAGCATTGCCAGGGGGCAGTGGTACCTGATCTCGGAAACGTGATAGACTTCAGTTTTGAGAATTGacaatttgatttattttttttttcagggacaATACATTGTTCCTTAGAGTATTGTCTAAATCCATTTTCATTCTCAAATCCCAGTACAGCAGTTCTATGcagcaataaaaacacaataCTTCTTCTCTCGTTCTAGGATTCAGGGTTAAGATTCCACTATGTGGCTGCTGGAGAAAGGGGTAAACCActcatgctgctgcttcatGGCTTTCCAGAATTCTGGTAAAACTCCCTACAAGCTTTTCTTGTATAAATGAGGCTGCTTACGATACTTGAGAATGATGATCAAGCTTAAATATCCTCAAAGTGAacttttttatatatctgtgatatataaaatatatatatatatttttatatatcttttttatataaaaaaaacttttttaatatatctgcTTTTAGTGAATACTAAAAGCATTAAGTTCTAGTAGGAAACAAACCATTGAAATTTTTAACTGCAGCaaccacaaaataataataataataataataataataataataataataataaaactccTGCACTCCGACTTAACCcaactatctttttttttttttttcttttttttgcattgtcTGTACACTTTCATTCAAATTTTGGGGAGGAACTactcatttttaatgaacttcCCATTTGGAAAACACATAAAATTTATACTGACATGGCTAAACTTAGGAATTATAGTAGAGGGTGCTAAAATGAAGATCCAAGATATGTGTGCAGTACGGATGGCCTTGTTAAATATACTACATGTAAGTTTTAACtaggggagggggagaagaacTGTGAGTTCTATAGGCTACTTTGCAGCCTGATTCCAGAGTGCTACTCAGGAAAGAAGGCTCTATTTTTAGTTCATCATAAGATGAATGATGAATCACAACCAACCCTAAATTTTtgtaacaaagaaaagcagtcatGTGTCCAGTGTTTGAACAGAATTGCTTGGGCTGTCACTGCCAGATTTTCCTAGGGAGGCATGGCATGCAGAACTTACACCTAAAAACAGTAAGTGAATAGAAGTGGTGATGCCAGTAATTCAGCAAGTTAAATgatccttttcctttctaaactCAGATATGGAGCTAGGCTCCAGTGTTGGAATTGTGATCTTTCAAGCTGGACTCAGGTCATGCCATGATAAAGTGACCCAGGTAAAACAGAGGTCAGTTCTCTTTCCTCAGCAATTTCCTAGAGATACTGAAGGCATTGAGGATGATGGTAGAAAGTCATATTTATTACTTTAcaatacattttcaaagaagcGGATTACTCTAATATAAATTGCTAATTAAAAGTCTAAAAGCTGtaaactttgattaaaaagtCAGACGGAGATATGCAAGCATTATGCATATCTTGCATAATGTGTATTTAACATGTATTCTAACACAATAAGACAGCTGAGACTAGAGCTAATTTCCCCTAAAGTGGGAATAATAtgcaaaattcagcattttatgtatttattctaCTGAGATCCAGtgtattgttttcaaaattcagagaGCTGTTTTCATGGTTTGGAATGGTAAATGACAATTAGTCTATAAATTAGTCACACTACAAATACTGATGTTGGTTTGTTAATTCAATTAGTGCAGAATTTTAATGCAAGAACAGAGATTGTTCTGAGAGCATGTGATAAAATAATCACAAGAGATTTTAAAGCAGCATCAGCTTTGTACTGTTtgactagcaaaaaaaaaaaaaaaaaaaaggataagatTCACAGTTACAATTCTTAATTGTAACAAATCCTCTGCCTTCAAATGTCTCAAGGTTATAAGTAGGAGAACTATAACAAGACAACACTGACCTTAGCGAATAACTGAGTACGTCTGAAGATGAAAGATCACTAAAGAATATAATGCACCAAAGCCATTAAGTGCTTTAGATGTACAAGAACTTGAAAATCAGTATCAATTTTGTGGAAGGacaatattcaaatatttgaaaaagagcATAATGTATTGAGACAGCTGAATACCTATAAAGATATGTGTTAGCTCCTAAATTTTATACAAGCTGCCCTTCAGAAATAATGTGATCAGAAAGACACAGAATAGTTTCCATTATTCAGCCTTATGAAAATGAAGGCATCCACCAGCATTTCCAAATTATGCCTGCAGAACAATTGTCCAGTAGTTACATTTCAGATAGagttaaaggaaatgttttggaTATAAAGCCCTGTCTGCCAGACATTTGGTGACTGATGGACTGTTGTGAAAATAGGAGATGAGGATAGCAACTAGAcatgtttctaaaacaaacacagtttatttatttatttatgggctTTGTTGATTCTTCTAACTCAAGTATATATGATAGCTACAACAGTTACCATGGCAAATTCAGCTTCCAAGTTGTTGTataatgcctttaaaaaattaattcctaGAGATCTGTGCTAAGTCTTGCATTTGCATTATACAGCACTAACATGAAAAGATTTTGACTGTTCTGTTTAAATGAATACAAATTTCTATAATTAATGCGTATTATTGTAATATTACTTATGGTATGTTCAAAATACCTGCTAGGCTGGAGGCAAAGCTAAAGTGGAACAGCCAATGGACTGATATAGACACTGTTTGAATTAAGGTATAATGCTGTGCTTCTCTCATGATACCTGATGATTCAAATGCTTTGTATCATTTATCTGAGACTGTTGAAAtgagagcagaaataaaagctagaTCCTAGCAAAGAGGGATTCAGCCATTGTTACATAGACCTAGAAGGATCATGTTTTTCATGTACCTTTCTATTACAATATAAGATAAGGCCATGTCTTTCTTGGTAGTGGCTATTCTGAAATTTAATTGGTTTCAATTAACAATCGAAGGCAGGTAGTTCTTGTAGGATCAAGCCTTccattttctcattgtttttgcttttataacGCAGTCATCCACTCAGTATGTACTAATACAGAATGAGGAATAGCCCAGGACTTAGTAAGTTCTTTACTTTGTATGTCTTTAAAGTGCATAATGCTATCActcttttccacagaaatgaaaacaatacaaTACTTTATGCAGTACCAACACACTGTGAGATTGCTCTGGAACAATTCTGGTAGTATAGCAATACAGAGGTGTACATAACATAACTAATATGGAATTCACcaagttcattttttattcattgcatttctttctttggttAATTTAGCATATGAATTATCTGACAttccttttctgaagagaaaaaaaaaaatctgttccttgAGGCATATTTCCCTAGTCTTACCAAAATTTGCATGTGAACAAGCCAGGGAGGAAAGAGAGCTTGTCAGACCTTTCTTTTTGGATGATATTATggttaaaaagataaaacagaataCTCCTCTCTGTGCTCTGGTTGCCTGCTTCCTTAGCAACAAAGGGACCATGCCAGACTCTAGAAACTGTTGAAATATCCAGGCTCTGGCCATGGCCCCTCTCTAGCAGCTGCATTTCCTTACTGGAGAATTCAAGAAGGGAGCACAATACTTCTGTAGCCACAAATAACTATCAGCGTaccccagaaagaaaaaagaatctcaTTGCAAACAAAGCCATGATAACTTACGTTCAGCTATCTGGGAGCAAAAGCATTGACTGCATTTTAGTATCATACTGCTTGACCTTGTAactccaactttttttttcccctttgttagGTATTCTTGGCGCCATCAATTGCGGGAATTTAAAAGCGAATATCGAGTGGTGGCCCTGGATTTGAGAGGTTATGGAGAAACGGATGCTCCTTCtcacaaagaaaattacaaGTTAGATTGTCTGATAACAGATATAAAGGATATTTTGGAATCTCTGGGTGCGTTAAAAGAGAAACTACTCAGATCATagacaatttaattttctgggaaaataaaacacattaatatctataattgatttttaaaaatgcattctgtttAATATATACACATTATAGATACATATGGATATAAAGCTAAGGATACTCGTATTTTATGGACTATTATCAAtactagtggaaaaaaaaatgttttctaattgtGACATGCATGTCTGCCTAAACAATATGTAAAGATGATTTTCCATCATGAgtttaaaatgctgtgaaatcCAGCAGGACAAACCTATGGTCTTTTCCCCTAACTAAAAAGACTTGCACTTACTCCTACCCATTGCACTCGATGGGTGCTGTTGTAGATTAGTCTAATAGCACTTGCAGACAAGAGAACTGGTATCAGGTGAAATTCTTCTAGCACAAACAAGATAGAATAAACGTTGTGGGCTTTACAAATATGGTGACAGTGCATCTGCtgtattaagaaaacaaacaaacaaacaaacaaaaaacaatactaCTCCTGCATGGTAGTCAGTGCACAAGAGCTGAATCACTGTCTTATACAACAGTGAaagcaacagaaggaagaacaggGAATAATACATTGCTCTCTGTGGCAAATACATGGTGTGATGATCTTGAACTAAAGCAAGTCTGCAAAATTTGCTCCTCCAGTTCAGCAGGAAGTATAGCTGTTCTGGCAATAAACTAACAACTAGTGAAGGGTATTTCTCCTCCGTACCAATAAGAAGAGATTAGACCCATTCTCTGAACCATTTTAATTCCTTGGACACCCTAAGGATACAGTACTAGGAATAAGTACAACTTCCTGCATTTCACATGAAGAAATAGCAGAGCAGTGATGACAGTCTTAAGGTTTGAATTTAGGATTTGCTTTGATTGTGATATTTGAATAGTGTCAAAAGATTGGGCAGGCTGTCCCCGCACAGTGTTTACATTTTCCAACTTTCACTGGTTGTGTTAATCTCCATGGTAATGCCATGGTTATGCTTGTGAAGTGCTCTCATCATAATGCAATTTCATAgggatttaaatatttctggaggggaaaaaaaaaaaaaaaaaaaaaaaaaaagtatttctgaggCTTCCTATCATAGTTTGTTCTAACCCCAAGGTAAATTCTTTTGGAAAACTTGATGATGCAACAAAAATGCTCCATGAGATTTCTATTCAAGAGGGGTTTAAAGATGCTTTGACAACAGTGTCCAAATTTCTGTCAGAATTAAAAACTTTTGggcttttttacattttatttgtagcATACATACTCAGTATTACAAGCCTCAAGGAGGATTGTGATGGCATGTGAGATTGTAATATGTATTCCAGGAAGGGTTAAAGGAGGAGTAGTTAGGCTTTCAAAAACAGTCATGATTTTCCCTCCTTTTATTGCTGCAAAATTCCCATTTTCATCAATGGAAGAATAAGTAGATGAATGctaagaacttttaaaattgcCATTAAAACAGCATGTGGAGAAATGCTACAAGCCTGCTAAATATACAAATGTGtttaatatgtatatgtattatatatatggCTATTAAGGGTAATTCCCCCTTTTTGCATAATGGTGGTGTTTAGTCCTTAGATAACCTCCCATATTCCAAGCAATTCataaagattaattttgttCAGGACGGGCTCAGGACACCTCAGtctttctgtttgcagtttCAAACTCCAAACTCTGTAAACACAGTAACTGTACATGTATTATAATGACTGCAACTTGAATCATGCATTTGACCCTGAATCGGCTGATATGTGAACAGTGTGGCTATTTGGATGCCAAATTACTTCAGCTTCACATTTACACTTCAAGTGTGATTgaagataaattaaataatattaattatgtGATAAATTTTTAGCTATAATAGTGCactattttttctgcctttagtAATGGAAGCAGTGCAGTATTACATAGTTATGTTAATACATGTGCTGGACCACCTATTTTACCCAgaaattgcaatatttttatggatacaaatttcactgaaataaaagcacaaatcTGTGTTTATGTGGTAGGATACAACAAGTGCGTGTTGATTGGCCACGACTGGGGAGGCATGATCGCTTGGTTAGTGGCTATATGTTACCCTGAAATGGTGACAAAGCTGATTGTGGTTAATTTCCCTCATCCTTCTGTGTTTACAGGTGAGTTTTATAATAGTTATAGTgttacatatgtatatgttttaACCCAGactatttgcattttcattaagaTTGTGTTTGCTCTGAGGTTGCTTAAAGAAGAACCAACTACTTGCTCTTTTAGATGTTCAGCAGATAAGTTACCAGAACTCAGTCCTTCTCACAATCTGGACTGTATTTTATGAAGCAGTGAAGTATTAGGTATTTCACTTTGGGAGATAATTTACTGTAGGAAGTGGGAGTGTTTGCAAGCAAATTTACTGATCTTTTTTCTTAGTCCTGGCAGGTtcacaaaaacataattttcatgTACATGAACCCGGCAGGATAAAGTTCCCTGAACATGAATGTGTATTGCATTATGCCTAGGTTAAGGTCTCACTGCATTATTAAAACTGTACAAAACAGCCTTTGCATAAATGACGATCAGACTTTTAGAGTTTAATCCTGATTTAGGTGACAAATGAAACTCTATGATCTTGTACAATATTGATTGCAACAAGACAACTTCCTCAGGCTACATACTAGAGGAATGCGCTAGCAATGAGTTCAGAAAGGGTGCACTAGCAGAATTTGTTTTGTGATAGGCTTTGAGCTTGTCTGCTACCcagaatgacaaaatattttgtaggtATTAGATCTATGTTCAGTAGTTACGATGACAGTAGTATCTcactgattttaatttcttaaattgtAGACTTCATACTATTTCCATTCTAAAGTCACCCCACTTGCCCAGAAATAGTTGAGAAAACTCAGtgaagttttaattttcatctcaGAACTGTTCATACCTATTGTTCTCACAGTGTTCTTGGCCACCTTTCTATGgtattaaagaatattttgccAGGTAGTTAAGCTTCACTTACCCAACGAAATGTCTGTTCCCCACCACTGGAGCAAGCAGGAGCTTTTGCAACATTTTCCCTGAGATTGGGAGCCAGGCTGTACAGAAGCAAAACACATATTACTATAGCTTTTCTTAGtatttgtttgcatatttttaaaaatacaaaacgtTATGTAGCTTGATAAAGTCTTCCTGGATCAAATTTTTCAACTGTGgattaaatgaaaatagcttATAAATGGAGTATTCtccattgattttaatattGTAATCTTTACTATGataaaagtctgttttttaattattttttatttacacaaTTAATTCTGTAATAGCCGTTAACATCCTCCCAACCACTCCTAAGGGatatttatgcatttgaaaTCACTTGATCTTTGTTTGTGCCTTACATATCACTACTTTGGGCACACCTTAATGACTTAGTTACTTCATGCATGCCATTTCTCATTGCTAACTGATAGCAATTATGATACCAGATTTTTTGAGAATTCCTTCCGTAGAGTTTCCATCTCAGGATTTTGTGACTTACCACTACATTCACATATCCTAACATCACTGGATTGGTaacagtgctgtgttttttagATTAAGCAATGAGGTGGGGAAGTCTCCCTATTAGAAAATGGTGATTTATCCTTTCCCAATATTGACAAAATCTCTATAATCCTCttagtaaaattaaatttttaaactaaaacttTGTATGTCACGCaatattggaaatattttagtttaataACATATTTGGAAACATAAGAGTAACATATTAGCACAGAAAAGTAAGGTAAGCATTATTGGTGATGGTCCGTAATGGAAAAATGTAATGGCTGATGCAGTTTAGGAGTGTGTAAGATATGAGTGCTTAGAAGGTAGCTGAGGCTCcgatttactttaaaaacaaaacaaaacaaaaaacatttttattctctacCAGAATGGGAGtgcaattttgcttttctgaatttgcttttctaaagGATAGATTGTAGACCTCCTGGTATCTGCATACATTCTGTGTGTGCTTTGAGAAGTTAGACACTTGAATGTCTGTGTTGGCTATCAGAGAcataaaatttcagtttcaaaaaagAGACTGCAAATTTGGCTATATCATTCTTCTGTTATATATTCTTCAATGTCTTCCAAAAGTGGCACCGTAATCTTGATTACGGTTCTTGAAATTGCCAAGAAAGAAGACTTAGAAAAATTCTGTCCTTTCATGAC
This portion of the Oxyura jamaicensis isolate SHBP4307 breed ruddy duck chromosome 8, BPBGC_Ojam_1.0, whole genome shotgun sequence genome encodes:
- the EPHX4 gene encoding LOW QUALITY PROTEIN: epoxide hydrolase 4 (The sequence of the model RefSeq protein was modified relative to this genomic sequence to represent the inferred CDS: deleted 1 base in 1 codon), with the protein product MARPGAACPPPARRLLATVRALLFWALVYGYCGLCACIAGLRLLWSIGRRPGETFRRAVRENPPACLNDPSLGTHCYVRIKDSGLRFHYVAAGERGKPLMLLLHGFPEFWYSWRHQLREFKSEYRVVALDLRGYGETDAPSHKENYKLDCLITDIKDILESLGYNKCVLIGHDWGGMIAWLVAICYPEMVTKLIVVNFPHPSVFTEYILRHPSQLIKSAYYFFFQMPWFPEFMFTVNDFKVLKSLFTSQATGIGKKGCRLTAEDIEAYLYVFSQPGALTGPINHYRNIFSCLPLQHHEVIMPTLLLWGERDAFMEVDMAEITRIYVKNHFRLTILSEASHWLQQDQPDIVNKLIWTFLKEETTRKRE